In the genome of Impatiens glandulifera chromosome 6, dImpGla2.1, whole genome shotgun sequence, the window ACGGTTGAGGGTCCATACGTTTCGGATAGTCCATAAGTGTGGGTGACACGAAAACCGAGTTCTGACATGGCGGAGAGAATAGGAGGAGGTGGCGCCGCCCCAGCTGTCATTACATCGACCACTCGATGAAGCGGGAGGATGGTTTCGTCCTCCCCTGCATTTATAATCGTGTTTAGCACGACAGGGGCGGCGCAGAAATGTGTCACACCATACTCTGCTATTGCTTTGTAAATCGCTCTAGCAGAAACCTAGAAGAACATATCTTATTAGCTGTTTTATGAAATCAAGATCTTTTGAGTTAATTTGTTTAGAAAACCTAAATAACCATACATTAAACCAGTTCAATTATTTACCTGGCGAAGACATATATTGGTTCCGCAGAGGGCAGCGAGTGTCCAAGGGAAACACCAACCGTTACAATGGAACATGGGTAAAGTCCATAGATAAACCGCTCCTTCATCAATCTTCCAAACAAGAGCGCAACTTAGAGCCATTAGATACGCACCACGATGATGCAACACGACTCCCTTAGGGCTAGCCGTGGTGCCAGAAGTGTATCCCAAAGAGATGCTTTGCCACTCGTCTTGTGGCGGTTTCCATTGATAATCAGGTTCACCGGTTTGCAAGAACTGTTCGTATTCCATAGCTCCTTTTGTCAGTGCATATTTCAATGATTTTGGGTCACAGGTTTCATCGGCTATGACAACTAACACAGGAGGGTTGAATTTGGTTTTAGTTTTTTCAGACCAGATTTTCAAGGCTTCCTCTGCTAATAAGAAAAATTCTTGATCCACAATTATAACCGCGGCAGAAGAATGCTCCAAAAGGAAAGCCACGGTCGAAGCGTTCAGACGAATATTAACAGGGTTAATCACAGCTCCTGACATTGGAATTCCAAAATGAGCTTCATATAGAGCAGGAATGTTTGGAGCGATTACAGCCACCTGTTTTTAGTACAATCAAGAGTTTTGTTTCCATCAAATTACAGGAATTCAAAGTACTATTAAAAATGAgtgaaatcaaaatattttattaacaaatggGTTGAAATCAAAATATGTTATTGACAAATGGGttgaaatcaaattatttaattaacaaatgggTTGAAATCAAAATGTTTTACTAATAAATGgcttgaaattaaaatattttacttacaAATGGGTAGCTTTTGAATTAGAGTTTCCACCTGCCTGATGATATCAGGCTTGACATCAAAAAGATTTGAAATCAAAACATTTTACTAATTTAAGAACTAATGCTTCTTCTCTAACAAAGACTTTATAATCCAATTATCTAAATGAGTAAAACCAACAAAACTAACTTTGAACTAGTTATAAAACAAATGAACATTCTAATAATAAAGGATAGAGATATAAGATATGCTATTcgataaatataaagtttttaaaacatttttactcCATCATTAAAGgggttataaaaaaaaatgaattttcagtttttgtagaaaaaaaaaagtcagtTAATAATTAACCGAATTTTGGTTGGTGTTAGATTGAAACTAAGccattttttaatcattttgcCAAATAAAATGAGTATTTTGACTTAGTTAGTAGCATGGAGTGTTTTTGAGCCAagacattaattaataaattaaacaataaataaaatattaaatatagcCTTAAAAGAAggatcattttcttttataaaaatttaaaattattaaaaaaaaaagaaagaaaaaaaaattaacacatGCTAAAATTCAAAAGAAAGTAACCTAACCTAATCTAGAAGATAAAGACAGGAAAACAGAGATTTCGATTCATCCCTATATCAAAAGAAGATTTGGAATAGAAGATAAAGACAGGAAAACAGAGATTTCGATTCATCCCTATAACAAAAGAAGATTTGGAAATCTTCTATTACAGTGACAAATGATTCATATTATATCAGAACTGAATTCTCCGATCTCAATGGAAAATGAAGTAATTATATGACTGATTAAATCTTTATAGCATCAATATATACAGTCCACAATTTTCCTTGTGATCGGAAATTATCTTTGGATTTCGATCATCGGTTTCAATGTTTAATCAGAATACTGAGAGACATAGAGATTTACCGTGCTACCGAAGGTGACGGAGCGGCGGTTAAGGGCAGAGGCCAATTGACAGCAGCGGCGATGCGTTTGGAGCCAAGTGTAGGTTCTTTCTCCGTGGATCACCGATTTGCGATTTGGATGAACCAACGCCGCCCTTTCTAGGAACAAAAGGGGAGTGAGGGCGGTGCAGTTGGCGGCGTTCTTCGGTAGGTCGTCAATATCTCTCACCATCGCTAAACCGTTCGGTTCTCTCTCTATATCTATCTCCAAGAGTGAC includes:
- the LOC124941655 gene encoding acetate--CoA ligase CCL3-like, translating into MVRDIDDLPKNAANCTALTPLLFLERAALVHPNRKSVIHGERTYTWLQTHRRCCQLASALNRRSVTFGSTVAVIAPNIPALYEAHFGIPMSGAVINPVNIRLNASTVAFLLEHSSAAVIIVDQEFFLLAEEALKIWSEKTKTKFNPPVLVVIADETCDPKSLKYALTKGAMEYEQFLQTGEPDYQWKPPQDEWQSISLGYTSGTTASPKGVVLHHRGAYLMALSCALVWKIDEGAVYLWTLPMFHCNGWCFPWTLAALCGTNICLRQVSARAIYKAIAEYGVTHFCAAPVVLNTIINAGEDETILPLHRVVDVMTAGAAPPPPILSAMSELGFRVTHTYGLSETYGPSTVCAWKSEWDELSSENRAKLHSRQGVRYVGLEGLDVVDTESMKPVPSDGKTIGEIVMRGNVVMKGYLKNPKANEESFAGGWFHSGDLGVKHKDGYIEVKDRSKDIIISGGENISSVEVENLLYLHPKVMEASVVARKDERWGESPCAFVTLKKGVDNSNEGQLAEDIIKFCRSKMAAYWVPKSVFFGPLPKTATGKVQKHVLRKKVEEMGALKQSKL